The Camelus dromedarius isolate mCamDro1 chromosome 19, mCamDro1.pat, whole genome shotgun sequence genome segment AAAAGTTACTATTATCATATTGAttcttttaatgaatttttattgagCACTCTTATGTGCTAGGCAATTGTGCACTGTGACTACAATGATGAAAAAacaggaagcaaagaaaaacttCGTGTTTTGGAGAGTTTATAATCTAGTTGGAGGTCAGGGGGTGGAAGGGAGGCatctattaaagaaatataaGTGTAGAAGTACAACTACACTAGGTGCTACAATGAAAGCATACATGGTCCTTTCAAAGTATGTAAGGGTTGAGGGCAAATCAGGATGagttttttttaaggatagaAAATTTTCATTGTAAGTTCAGCTGCTTAGCTTATCAATGAATACTGCTattgtgtatataatttttttgttaaaaattacaCAAACATTATTGTAAAATTAAATTCCCAATAAAGAAGTGTGCTCACAATCCCACAGTATTTTCATTTGTCCATGTTCTTACAGAATTGTTAATGAATGAAGACCTTGCTTAGGTTCCCATCCTGGGCTTGGTATGTAAGCTTTATGAAGGCAAGAACAAGAGTTTAGgaatatgtactttttaaaaactccaccTCACTTAGTTCCTTTATAGGTGGTCTCCTCTCTAAACCCaccttcacctttttttttaaataacacacaATGTGACTGTTGGATACCTGTATTCTATATGTCCAAACCACACAGCCccacctccctctttcttcctcagtcTCTGAACCAGGCAGTCTGATAAATGGACATGTATTCTGGCATGCTTTGCTACCAAAACATTAGCTAACTTCTGACTTCTTGATTCTTTTAGAGAGATGGAGTGGCATAAGGTAAAATGGATTTACTTAGCAGAAAGGTTATTAAGAGTATTATGTGCCCTGAAGCTAGCTATGAAGAAAGAGGTTTATAAGCAAGAGGTTTCCATTCACAAAGCCAAGGAATTTTTAGGCGGTTATTTATACAACATAGGTAAAATATGGTGTTTGCCCAAATTTAAACCTAAATGCTGATCATTTGTTCTCACAATTGAGGGAGTCCAATTAAAATTGTTTCTGatgtttacagaaataaaaagttacaTGATACCATAAGCCAAAGGTAAAGATTAGGGCCCACTCCTTGCATGTGCCTTTGTCTCCTAAGATGAAGATTTATTCAGTACTATTACAgtactgaataaaaagaaatagacccTACCTCTAGGCAAGAGTGACTGGATTAGAGTTCTACCCTTCCTTTCACATGGCTTCACTGGATGGGCTCCTGATGCCACTGATCAGAGGAAGTTAGCAACACTTCCTATCCAAACTACGGAATCTTAGAagctctcctgctgctgcttcaAGGCACATGTGAAGAATGCCATTGCTTCAACTCTCAGAAGTAGGCATTATTCTAGAAAAAGTCTAAGATTGGTAGGTGCCTTTGGTACAAAGCCTGGGGTTATCAAAAGAATACAAAAGGAGTTGCTCAAAGTACTCCAGTTCCAGCTACTTGAATTAGTTCTGCCCTTCTTAGATTTtacctcttttcccttccccatccTTCTCAAGTGGCCCCTTCCTAACCCTAAGAGTAAGATTCTAACTCCCTCTGAGACAGAGTGAGGTTAGGAGTGGGATCTGGATAGTATTAACCCTTCTCCACATTTACCCTAAACCCACCCATCTCTCCCCAAAGGGAGCTGGAACTTACTAAGTAAACAGGCCTGAAAAACAGTGACAACTAGCATTTTAAACTCTTATGTTCTCTCAATTTCTGTAGCTAGGCTCCAAGAATGGCGAGGGATTAGTTCTCtggaaaaacaaatatatctcTGAAGCTCACCTGGGTTTACATCCTGCTAAAGGGCACCTCCTGAGTCAATTGATGGTTTCCAGCCAGGAAAAATGCATTGAACTCAGGCTTCAGTCTAAAAAGCAGACCTAGGAAGACTATTCAGGATGGCCTGACCCTCTACACATTTGGTATGAGATGGAGATAATGATCCTCCATCTTAacgaaaaaaaaaattcctgtggtACAGTGAGGCAAAGCAACTTGTCTAAAATCACAGCATGGCAAATGGCGAAGGAACATCAAGGGACCTAACTCTTCCAAATCTGTGCCTGTTCTACAAGATAAAGAGAGGGCAGGACAACttctaaatttctaaattaaatcaAGGCTCTAGAAAAATAACCTCTTCAAATTCAACACAGGGATTCTGCCGTCCTGCacacaaggaaaaggaaaaaagaattcttaGGAAAAAAGAGCAACTTTGATTTTTGAAGAGTGAGTGGAAAAATAAGACTCTGAAGCCTCTGTTGAGTCAGGTGACAAATTGCTGACAACATGGATATCAAGAGGAAACTGGGATAGAAATTAGAAAATCTGAGGCCCATACTCCCTGATCCCCAAGAGCACCCTCAGCAGGAACACAAGCGTTCTTGGGGAGCTTAGTTCCAGAGACGCACGGGGAGAGCCAACATAAGGGTATATACCAAGCTTCGCAATAGGCAGATGACAAAACTAGACCACTGTCACCTATTCACTATCCATCCAGGCAGCACTGGGGCCGACTATAAACCTAACAATCTGGCATGAAGGAAGTAGCAGTAACAACTGCGGAAAGGGCTGGGAGTGCAGGATAGACAATATGGCAGCAGAAGTACACTGTTCTAGTTATCCTGTGGAGTTCAAATATGtgtggttttaaaacaaaaatccagaaAGAAACATGAGATTGATGCATTTATTCCAAGTaattacacattaaaaataaagttaaacttGTCCAAGCCAACTCATAAATTCTTTAATCTTTTGAACAAAATATACAACCCAAAACATCACACTATGGTGGAAATAACTTGGGAAAGGGAGAGGTAGAGGAAGGAATACATATGGGTGTGGAACAGAGAACGAGTCCAATCCCAAAACAAGTTTCAGATCTTCTACCTCCTCAGAACAGAAGTGGCTGCTAAACAACTTAACATGAAGTGTCAGCGGATCACAATACAATGAACAAAggcaatttcaaaaataaaagtgatccaaAAAGCGTATCTTCTCCTGGCACTGAACCATCAATAAGCCTTACCAATTTGTTGTCTTCCAAAAGTGAGCCTGctagattttcttcatatttactgAGGCCATTTCCAAACAGACTTGTGGATTAGCAGGCCATCTCAAGCAAAGGCAACAGAATGAGGGAAGTGTGGGAGTTGACATTCCACAAGTAAATAAACAGTAAACAAAAGAGCTACTCACGCTGCATTTCAAACAATGTTAAGGCAGGCCCATCCAAATGGAAGGCTAAGAGAACATTCCTTCCTTCATCAGTAGTTTTCCATTTCAGCAGGCTTTCTTGTGTTTCTCCCAGAGATCTATCAGCTGCCCAAGAAATTGGGTGGGAATACAACACAGCAATTGGAGAAGTcagctctgtctccctcctcccccacattCCAGAAATGGCAGAGTCAAAACCAAAATACAATCAAAGCACACTGTGGTGAGCCAGATAGACATCTGATTTTAATGACATAGGAGAATATAAAttggcaaataataataattaacagaaaataacttttttacaGATATGTAGGGAAGTTATGATTGATTTGTCTGGTATcttaaggagaaaggaaaaaaggaagggaggtaCATTTTTTAGCTTCCATGAACATTTACTGTAAGATGCTGACAGCATTTCTTGATGTAGGTTCCAGATGAGATAGCCAACTAGTCCTGGGTCATCTGGGCACCTGATTTCCAGAAGCCAATTTGATTCCTCCGTAAGTAGCTCTGGATGTGTATTCTTAGTTGTGAACACTGGAGTCTGTGTGGTCCTGGGTGGTATCAACTGCAGCTTCTTGTGCAGCCACGTCCTGAGGGACCACACTGCCTCCCACTCCCTGCTCTCTCATATGGGACACTGAAGCCATGGATTTTACCATATTCAAAGGGTTGCCATATTCATCTACTTGAGGAATTGCTACCTCAGTGATGGATGCATTCGGTATTTCTAGCTGTAGTGGTCCCACCTCCAAGGAACTACACTCAGGAGGCTGGCTTGGCTCAgagagaggagaacaaatctTCTCTTTTTGAACTCCAGATGTCCGTGTGACAAAGTCAACAAGATCCGGAAGGCAAGGAGATGGCCCAATGCCTGCAGGATTAATTGTTTCTGATTCCAATCTGAGTGAATCTTGTTTCTCCAACTGAGAAGTTTCTATTTCCTCAGGCATCATTCCTCCTGCTAACAGGTCAAGGGCCTGGTGTGTTCCCTCTAGGCTCCCCAAACCAAGGCCAACATTTTCTAAAGAAAGtccagttttcaaaatgtttgGAGTGATCCTCCCACTTCTGGGATTGGATGAGTTTTGTTCACTCTCTCCTCCAAAGTTAAGTACCAGGGTTTTGGGAGAATCTAATGGAAACTCAGAAAAGGATGTTATTGGTTCAAAGTCAGTGAGAGTGGAGGGATTACTTCCTATAGGTGACATAGAATTTTCTCCACACACTTTCTGAGACAGGGAAGTTGGGGATCTATGTGCTCGGTCAATCCGAGTACTGCTGAAATCAACACTTATATCCCCCAGGTTACCCAGGGAAGCAAACTCTTCTACTTTCAAGTCTGTAACTTCAAAGTTTTCGAAGGCCTTCCCTTCTATTGTCACTGTTAATCCTGGATGGACATCTCGTAACCCCAAGGCTTCTGCTTTTGGTTTCTTTGGGCTCCCCCAGGTCTctggtttcttcttcttctcatcCCAAACAGCCAGTTCATAGATCATTTTACCCTGAAAGCCTTTTGATCTTTCTCTCTTGAGTCTAAGGCTTCTGTATCTAGAAGTTCTGGAAGTTGATTCTGGAACTGAATTTTCTAGCCACTCCTCATTACCAGTTGAAACTCCTTGCTCCTGCTCACTATCTGTCAAACATGTATCTGATCTGGCTGGGGACTGAAGAAGCAATTCTGAGGCAGAAATTTTTACAGGTGTATCTTGTGGGTTCTGGAGTACAGACCTAGCTTCTGATGGAAACGAGTCTATTTTTGCCTTTGTGGAAGAGAGAGCCTGTGAACTCAATTCAGCCACCATTTTACTTTGAGTTTTACTTCCTGTTATCAATTTTTTGGACTGTTGAGACTTTCTGTCAGTCATTTGCAAGTTGGGCTGTTCTGCTTCTCCCTCACACATGTATCTGCTTCCAAGGCTCAAATTAGAATCCTCTATGCTATTGGGCCCAACGTTGGTATCCATTCCCTCTCCTACTGTCCTCTCAGAGAGCTTCATTCCCCTTTCTTTTAATTCAGTGCTTGTCTCTACCCCACTTTCCCCACAATCCTTAGATTGGTGGAGTTCTTGACTTTCCTCATCCTGATTATTAGATTCCACAAGGCAGGTGTCTACCAACTTCTGAGATTCCATGGTATGACAGCGTATATCTGACAGTTGAGGGGCTGGCTCCACACCCGGTGGTCCTGGTTCTCCCAGGTCAAGTTCAATTTTCCCCTCTGGAGATACATCCCTATTAGCATCACTCTGGAAGGAGCTAGAAGTCCACATGGCCAAACTCTCTGTCTTTGGGGTAATAGTTTCGTAAGGCCTGCTTTGGCACAACCTTGTCAGAGGCTGCAGGAAGCCATAGGTGCTGCCTCTGCTTTTTGAGTCTACATTTTCTGCAACTGACCATTTCCCTAGGGACACCAGAGTTTTTGCAATGGGCTTTTCAGGGTTGCTGACTAAAGGAGCAGAGACCAAATTTCTATTTGGAGGCAACTCCTCTTGGGATGCGCTGCTGTTCAAAGTAGAAGTAGAAGAGGTGTCTGAACTTTCAGTTCTATTTTCCCCATTGGCCAATGGACCACTACTCAGCTTAGTCTCAGGAGTCCCTTTTCCACCACTACTGTAGAATATGTCATACAGATCCTTAGCATTGGCTGTGGCTAAGCATGAATTTcgcttttccaatttttttgccTGTTCACTGAACACACTTGAAAGGGGAGGTGGAGGACGCACTAATACAGAGAATAGGGTCTGGTCCCGGTCACTCTCACTCACCCCAGGAGCTGTTTCATCAGAAGGAATGGTAGCTGGCTGTGCTGAGGCCATGATGGCTACTGGCAACACTGGATTCAAAATGTTAGGACCCAGGAAACCAGGGTTGAGAGTGTGAGATACAGATGGGTTAGATTTTACTGGAGCCAAGAGAGCATTTGCTTGAGCAGGAGATGGGGCAGCTGGATGAGGTATAactggaggtggaggaggtggtggtggaggtggtggtggaggaggtggcagCATTTGTTCAGGTATATGCGATGGCTCATTCTTTTCAGCCAGCACcatcttttcctctggagaacctTTCAGAATCACCTCTTCTCCTCCAAATGCTTTAGAGATGATGTCAGGAGGCAAGAGAAGATCAGCTGAAGACTCTTTCACCACTGGCAGAGGCTTAGCAGTGGTTCCAGAGGACTTGATGGATAGAAAGGTATTAAGAGGAGCTGGCTTGCTCACTGTGGCTGACCCTGATTTGCGGAGAACTGTGGATGGAATAGGAAGGTTGGGTCGAATCTTAGTCTGGGTTGAAGTTGTCACAACAGGCATCCAAGGGCTAGTATGTGCAACAACAGTTTTCCCAGACAGCTTGATTTTGATGGGCTTTGCCTTTCCAGCTTCGGCTTTGCCATCCTCTTTGTCCTTATTGCTTTCCACAATCTCTTCTTTGGGGATACTTGGGGCCACTGaactcttttcctcctctttttctggcttcttccAGCTGAATTTCCCAAAAGAGGAAGATGGTGGTGGTTCTTTCTTTACTTCTTCTTTTAATTGGAGTTTGATGCTagccttctttttattttcagccttttcAGGGGAGTTCCCACCCTCAGAGAGTTGATCTTCTAATTCCTCAGAAACCCTGTCatcttcctttacttctttcaTGATCTttgcccttttttcctttttctcttcctttggcttCTCACTGAGTTTGCGCTTTAGCTCACTCTGCCGTCGCCGTTCCGTCTCTAGGACCACAGCCAAGCCAGCTTGGCGATCCAGATTCCGCCGCTCCTCATACAATGGGTTTTCAACCACATATTTCtaggaagagaaaagataaaggCTAGTAACTGGTCAAAATACTGTAAGAGAGAAAAGTTGGTCCTGCCACTGTGAGAATTCATTTAGTAGAAATCCTCAGAGTTGCCCTCCTTGAGGTTATAAATGGTTCTATCAGGTCAGCCTTTCTTACTAGGATTGAGAAGAACTTCTTAGTGATTATATGGAATTTGAAATAACAACAACTTTTCCTAGCTCTGAATTTGTTTGACAAAGTCAAAAGGATCATTGCAGAAAAGTAGAAAACTCTACAGGCTACTACAAAGACCAACCTTATATTTCTCATTGTGTTGATGACCCTTCACATGTTGTTCTCCGGAAATTGGATCCCCCAAAAATTCCTCACAGAGCTGGCAGTAATATCCAGTGATGGGAACCAGAAACTCAGAGcctggaagaagaagaaagtcaagaaaataaattattttcacccAAAATGACAGCAACTAAAGGAAATCCCACTTCCCCTTTGCAGTAAAATGGTTAATAGTATAGAGGACCTTACCCACTTTCAAGTCAGAAGTAGCATTTAGATGAATCCCAATGGCAATAGTCTTCCCAACTTAAAgcttgaactcaggacctctATCCTTTCTACCTTTTGGGAACACTAACTGGTTAATTCAGGAGTTTTCTGCGCTAGACTCATTTCTTTGCTGATTCTCCTCAAACACCAACTAGCAATAAGCATCTCAGGAGATGTAAAAACCACACTCCCAAATAGCCCAGTACCATTTGTATGAGGATCTCTCATGTTGGTTTTAATTACTCAGGAATCTATCTTCTACATGTCTAAAGGATGTAGCATCATTGACAACTTACAAAGGTAAGAAATTGAGAagtttaaagacaaagaaactttctatttcttAACAGAAATAGAAGGACaactattcaaaaatattttatagtactTAGTTGAAAAGGCAGTTGCATTATTGTACCTCTTACTATTCTTTCTTATCTGgatttcaaataaataacattttggtGCATAAGCCAGTGACAAAGAAAGTCATATTTAGTctatgtgctgctgaagcaagCCCAAAGAAAGTTGTATTTTAGAGTGGTATGTGTATATTTAACATCTGCTAGATTTTTGGCCATATGGATAGATACCATTCTTGTCTTACagatctctttatttctttaggaCCTAGTTTACTGTTTTCCACTTAGAAGGCAATCTTACAGCTTTGTTAGAAGTAATGGTTATTTCTTACTCTATGCATCTTAGTTCAGGGACACCTCTTCCTTGACCACATAtaagaaaaccacaaaaaagGCAGGGAGAAACATACCTTTTGCAGGAACAGTTATCTTGTCAGTGCGCTTTACAGTATCTTGCTTGGCCTCACTCTGGGTCTTTGAAGCCCAAGGTCTGTTGTAGGGATCCAGTGTCTATTTGCAAGAGGCAGAGGCGCTCACACAACAGCACTAAAAACTCAATGacccacttttctcttttttctcccctacacCAGGGGGACCAGAAGCCCCCAgctacccacccccacccgctcTGCCAATGTTTAAACGGAAATCACCTGTGGAAAAGGTAAACACATGTTAGAGCAAGTATTAGCAATgggtaaaatgaaacaaataatcaGGTACTCAAGGAATCAAAAGAGGCAGAAGCCTCACTTACACTTCTCATGGTGTTTAGTTACAGGCAGGTCCCCTGGACTGAGCCCTGGGGATGGTGTCTCCTTTGATGGTATCTCTTGGCTCTTCAGATTGGGGCTCCTGCCCATATGAGAATGTTTCATTTTCCAGCTTTGTAATGCAGACAGGGGTATAGGAGTTTGAGGGGAAGGAGGGCAAGAACAGAAATAACAGAGGGCAGGATACCTACCTGTGTGTGCTTCTTATTGTGCATATGGGTGAAGAAGTCAAACATGGTCCCACAGATGGTGTTGCAGTCTTTGCACCAGTGATTGCCAGCATCATAATACTCATAGACAGCAATGGGCTGATCAGACTGCTTAGCAGCTGGCTGGAGGCTCTCAGCAGGCTTGGGGCTCTTAGTATGGGAATTCTCATTGTTTACCTTTGATtcctagaggggaaaaaatccGCACTAAGAATGAATTCAAGGCAGTCTGTCTTCTCTCAGAAAAAGCAAGTAGCCTACCATAATAACAGAAATAGGACCATATGACCATATTTCCAGTGCTTAAAGCTGCACAAACTGGGAAAAACTCCAGCATAATCTGTCTGCAAGGCTCAAGCAGAGCTAATTAGATTCCATAGTGCCATGCCATCATGAAGAATAAATCATAATGgcaatatatttacttatatatccTAAAATATCCAGAAGAATATTCAAGATTATGGAAACACTGGTTGCCCCTGGGGAGCGGAAGCAGAGAACAAGAATGGATAGGAGTCTTTTTACTATATACCCTTTCTTTGGTAGATGTTAAATGTGTTACCTATGCAATTAAATACAttagttaaatttaaatatcataacaactagaaaggaaaaaaaatagaaaaggtaaTTGACCATTTGAGCAAATGCAGAAAGCAGATGACAGTGAACAAACTTATCACAGACACATCCTGGTATAGAAAACTGGAGAACAGGGCTGGTGTTGTGCATATATAAAGGGGACAGTCATCTATGTGGGATGACTTAAAGGACTCCTGGGTAAAATATTTCTAACTGCCTAAAACACCACCATTAGAATTTAACACCTTTGAGTTAACATGAGTCCTCTTTTAAAACATATCAACTCCTTAACATTAAGTTATCAGTAATAAATACTTTAATATGAATTCATTTGTCAGCAAGCTGGGAATGAGGTACTCAGAAAACGAGAGTTTTGGATAATGTTGGAGAGGGAGGCATGGAAAAGATAATTTTGGAACATGGAGAAGGTAAATATGAATGAGGTTCTAAAGTAGACAATATTAGGGAACTGGAAACCTGGAATATTGGCTGGTggggagaagacaggatggaTAAAGGGAAACAATTAAGACTTCAATGATAATCTTTCCCCATTAAAGTCTTACTCAAGAGTCACTAAAGAGATCACACTCAACAGGTAAGGGACGGGCACATGCATACACTGCTGGTATTACCCGGCACCACCTTTCTGGAAGATAAtctagaaatacattttatatacctAAAAATTCTCTATACCcttaacccagcaattctacttcttgaTACTTATCCTAAGGAAATTATGTCAAACAACAGGTGATTTGACTGGTTAATAAATTTTGGTATCtatacaacaacaaaaacaaggttgctaaaaatattatagaaatctatttattgatatggaaagatgttcatGATATACTGAGAAAAGTAAgtaacaaaatatatttgaataatcaataaagatatataaataagCATAGAATGTAAAATGTCACCTAATCCAAAAGACTTTCCCTGACTACTCTATATCCCTtaccccatttttcttttttaagcacaCTTCATCACCTaacttgtttacttattttctatCTTCTATTTCATGAGAAAAAGGTCCTTGTCTACATAGTTCCCTGCTACACTTCCCATATcaagaatagtgcctggcactttCTCGGAGAtcaagaaacatttgttaaatgaatgaacagaagaaGAATATTTGGAATAATATACACCAAGGTGTTAATAACAGTTATGTCTAGGTGGAGGGAATTGTGGAATTGTGtgtatgcacttatttttatgaaataaatagaaaaagaaaaaaaaatctcaaaccaACTATGCACTttaaaaagaggcaaagaaagaaaaattacctaGGATAGGAAGGAAACAGGCTGTAGAGACAACATTCCTTGCTGCTGAAATGAAAGCCGAATTACAACATATCCCTGTTAGCTTCAGAGAACATGAAGACCCACTCAAACCAAGAGGACAGACTGTCATGGGGTTGGTGCATAAATGGAACCCCAAACAATGCAGAAGTCAACTAAAAAGGGGCAGAAGTTTCAAGCTCTTCTCCCATCAAAGGCCCTGAACTCAATGATTCTGGTATTAGAATATATTCCTACATGGGTGAGAAAAATCTctcctagaaagacacaaaaaaATTAGAGCCTGCTTGGCAgagaatacagaatattttcttctctaaCCCCCAAAAttaactgagcatctactatgtaccagacatactgaatgccATGGGAAACACAAAAATAAGTTATACTCTGTTATTCTCAAGAAGCTCTCATTTAGTGGAAGAGACAGGCATGAGAACACACATGACCTTAATCATGTTTTCAATAAGACAGAATGAAATAAatcttataaagaaataaaataatatatatatggggggtaaaAAAGGTTAATTAAATCTGGGTGGAATTCAGGAATTCTTCTGGAAGAGGTCATATTCAAGTTGGGCCTTAGTGGATGAGTAGGGTTGGGAGAAAGATTATTCCAGGCTAAGAGGATTATTAACGCAAAATCAGAGACTACAACAGCATACTGCATATGTGGAAAAGTGCACATATTTTGAGGTGGCAGGAGTGTAAGGTGTAGTGTCATATTTCTTGAGCACTACCCATTTATCTGCCAGGTACTGAGCTATATACTGGGGACTATACTGGAGAATGAGACAGATATGGTCCTTGATCCCTTGAACCTTAAAATCTAATTGGGGAACACATGTAATTATGTAATTACAACTATCATAAATGCTAAGAGGGAAAATGACACAGTATAATGAGAGTGTGTATCAGGCAAATTTAACAACCtggaaaggcaagaaaaagggTCAGGGAAATAACTTAAGCTGGGATCTGAGGATGAATATGAGTCAGTTAGAAGACGGGCTAAGAAAAGAGTGGGTTTTGCATGGTAAccagagggaagagaagataCAAAGACATTAAAGAGGATGAAACATCTGAGGAATGAAAAGGCCAGTAATGAAATTATAGTGAACAAAGGGATAAAGAGGCATGAAATGAGGCTGAAGAGGCAGGCAAGCAGTATTGTGATCAAAGAGAAAGGATTAAGAGTGTAGCAATACGAGCAAGCATTGAAGGTGGTTTGAATTTGGATGGCAATAGAGATGATGAGATGAATGGAACTGAGAATTACTTTGGAGGGAGAATTGACAAAATCTCAAATTGATTTGGTTGATTTGGTGTGGAGCAGATAGGGAGAGGGAACTACTAAGAATGCTTTTCAGATTGTTGGCATGAAAACTGTTGGATAGTGGTGTCATTTACTGTGATGGGTAAGACTGGAGGAA includes the following:
- the ZNF318 gene encoding zinc finger protein 318; protein product: MYRSGSRSSVSSHRPKESGGGGPRTGRSSGSSSGPARRTSPPSSGSSSSRTPARRPRSPSGHRGRRASPSPPRGRRGSPSPPRGRRASPSPPRGRRVSPSPSRTRRGSPSPPPPRGRRLFPPGSAGFRGSSRGESRADFARDGRGDHPGDSGSRRRSPSLRSDSSLEQSLRITVGNDHFCVGIPERRRLSDRLGSPVDNLEDMDRDDLTDDSVFTRSSQCSRGLERYISREEAPLSPFLGQLDEDYRVRETFLHRSDYSPHITCHDELLRGTERTRDKLKGSYSMRPEERSREVKRARYDDTEKIHSMGGDHPSFTSGTRNYRQRRRSPSPRFLDPEFRELDLARRKREEEEERSRSLSQDLVGVDGGGTSCPIPGLSGVLTASEQGYSLHRPEEVSVMPKKSILKKRIEVDMEPSMQLESFSSSTSSNQDHPLYSGHSSLPISGAIAAFASEVESNKGTMVETTLKESQGNLYQWGPLPGIPKDNSPLREKFGSFLCHKEKLDMKAEGPERHTDFLLPHERASQDGSGFSCILSMLADSTSTQEKRRRSFPDIEDEEKFLYGDEEEDLKAESPPKPLGGSESEVMRQKASSLPSSAPAVKLESIEETGPEYAKIHDLLKTIGLDIGVAEISKLAARTQERLHGKKPSRSSADRRSSVDRQFSADLCSSVDRRFSADRHSADTHRLESGEAHHSNTHSPEVSHPHPVSPVDPYLLTKNSPPFLKSDHPVGHIAGPEVVGSGFQSSVAVRCLLPSAPPTPIRLPHPASLSQFHMPRTSQFAAARIPPNYQGPAIPPASFDAYRHYMAYAASRWPMYPTSQPSNHPLPEPHRIMPVTKQATRSRPNLRVIPTVTPDEPKQEESVLGSIPAAQVPVQLSIPSLIRYNPEKISDEKNRASQKQKVIEEREKLKSDREARQKKMYYLRTELERLHKQQGEMLRKKRREKDGHKDPLLVEVSRLQDNIMKDIAELRQEAEEAEKKQSELDKVAQILGINILDKSQKSSNDSRELMEKSGKAEKSKSPEKVSSSSNSSSNSKESKVNNENSHTKSPKPAESLQPAAKQSDQPIAVYEYYDAGNHWCKDCNTICGTMFDFFTHMHNKKHTQTLDPYNRPWASKTQSEAKQDTVKRTDKITVPAKGSEFLVPITGYYCQLCEEFLGDPISGEQHVKGHQHNEKYKKYVVENPLYEERRNLDRQAGLAVVLETERRRQSELKRKLSEKPKEEKKEKRAKIMKEVKEDDRVSEELEDQLSEGGNSPEKAENKKKASIKLQLKEEVKKEPPPSSSFGKFSWKKPEKEEEKSSVAPSIPKEEIVESNKDKEDGKAEAGKAKPIKIKLSGKTVVAHTSPWMPVVTTSTQTKIRPNLPIPSTVLRKSGSATVSKPAPLNTFLSIKSSGTTAKPLPVVKESSADLLLPPDIISKAFGGEEVILKGSPEEKMVLAEKNEPSHIPEQMLPPPPPPPPPPPPPPPVIPHPAAPSPAQANALLAPVKSNPSVSHTLNPGFLGPNILNPVLPVAIMASAQPATIPSDETAPGVSESDRDQTLFSVLVRPPPPLSSVFSEQAKKLEKRNSCLATANAKDLYDIFYSSGGKGTPETKLSSGPLANGENRTESSDTSSTSTLNSSASQEELPPNRNLVSAPLVSNPEKPIAKTLVSLGKWSVAENVDSKSRGSTYGFLQPLTRLCQSRPYETITPKTESLAMWTSSSFQSDANRDVSPEGKIELDLGEPGPPGVEPAPQLSDIRCHTMESQKLVDTCLVESNNQDEESQELHQSKDCGESGVETSTELKERGMKLSERTVGEGMDTNVGPNSIEDSNLSLGSRYMCEGEAEQPNLQMTDRKSQQSKKLITGSKTQSKMVAELSSQALSSTKAKIDSFPSEARSVLQNPQDTPVKISASELLLQSPARSDTCLTDSEQEQGVSTGNEEWLENSVPESTSRTSRYRSLRLKRERSKGFQGKMIYELAVWDEKKKKPETWGSPKKPKAEALGLRDVHPGLTVTIEGKAFENFEVTDLKVEEFASLGNLGDISVDFSSTRIDRAHRSPTSLSQKVCGENSMSPIGSNPSTLTDFEPITSFSEFPLDSPKTLVLNFGGESEQNSSNPRSGRITPNILKTGLSLENVGLGLGSLEGTHQALDLLAGGMMPEEIETSQLEKQDSLRLESETINPAGIGPSPCLPDLVDFVTRTSGVQKEKICSPLSEPSQPPECSSLEVGPLQLEIPNASITEVAIPQVDEYGNPLNMVKSMASVSHMREQGVGGSVVPQDVAAQEAAVDTTQDHTDSSVHN